One region of Planctomycetota bacterium genomic DNA includes:
- a CDS encoding rRNA pseudouridine synthase — MSQIRLHKFLAHSGLASRRHSEVLIQEGKVRVNNKVITELGFMIDPDRDKVYFSGRLLKPEPKVYYVINKPKGYLCTNAVFPAKGNALMTYTGHEPRVVDLVKTRERLYTVGRLDKDSEGLIIATNDGGFCQRASHPSFEVPKTYFVSVRGHLDGAVMEKVQKGIWLSEGRTARTKVKIIKREREFTSLLITLTEGKKREVRRLFARFSYPVKQLKRISIGNLHLGDLKPGQYRQVSYEELEATIFPKANPPRAKFSPV, encoded by the coding sequence ATGTCACAAATTAGATTACACAAGTTTCTGGCTCATTCCGGTCTGGCCTCGCGCCGGCACAGCGAGGTGCTTATCCAGGAAGGCAAGGTTAGGGTCAATAATAAGGTCATCACCGAACTCGGATTCATGATAGACCCGGACCGGGACAAGGTCTATTTCTCCGGCCGGCTCTTAAAGCCCGAACCCAAGGTCTATTACGTCATCAACAAGCCCAAGGGTTATCTCTGCACCAATGCGGTTTTTCCGGCCAAGGGCAACGCGTTGATGACCTATACCGGGCATGAGCCGAGAGTGGTCGATTTAGTTAAGACCCGGGAGCGGCTCTATACGGTCGGGCGGTTGGACAAGGATTCCGAAGGTCTGATTATCGCCACCAATGACGGCGGATTCTGCCAGCGGGCCAGCCATCCCAGTTTTGAGGTGCCCAAGACCTACTTCGTATCGGTCCGGGGCCACTTGGACGGGGCGGTGATGGAAAAGGTCCAGAAGGGCATCTGGCTGTCCGAAGGCCGGACCGCCCGGACCAAGGTAAAAATAATCAAACGGGAACGCGAATTCACCTCGCTCCTGATTACGCTGACCGAAGGCAAGAAACGCGAGGTCCGGCGCCTCTTCGCCCGGTTCTCATACCCGGTCAAGCAACTCAAAAGAATCAGCATCGGTAACCTGCACTTAGGCGACCTCAAACCGGGCCAATACCGCCAGGTGTCATACGAGGAATTGGAAGCCACCATATTCCCCAAAGCAAATCCACCCAGGGCGAAGTTTTCCCCGGTATAG
- the secA gene encoding preprotein translocase subunit SecA, whose product MLGFIRKLFPSRNERLVNALSRVVERVNSFDRVMQLLSDEQLRAKTAEFRQRLKDGLTLDDLLPEAFAVVREASKRTTKMRHFDVQLIGGMVLHQGKIAEMATGEGKTLVATLPAYLNALPGKGVHIVTVNDYLAKRDREWMGPIYEMLGLTVGVIQNHMDNPERKAAYGCDITYGTNNEFGFDYLRDNMKVRFDSQVQRGYYFGIVDEVDSILIDEARTPLIISGPAEESTDKYYVAERVAKQMKKDIDYAVKEKENSVILTETGIEKAQKLVGVDTFYTGQNMEWPHHIEQALRAKELYKKDKEYIVKDNEVIIVDEFTGRLMPGRRWSDGLHQAVEAHENLKIREENQTLATITLQNYFRMYEKLSGMTGTAITEAMEFFSIYKLEVVTIPTNKTLTRHSYPDLVFRVEDEKFEAIVEEIVQTSSTGRPILVGTTSIENSERISDMLKRRGTKHDVLNAKQHEREAQIVANAGQRGAVTIATNMAGRGTDIVLGEGVAKLGGLHILGTERHEARRIDNQLRGRAGRQGDPGSSQFILSLEDHILRLFAPQWVSALLLKLGMEKGQPIASRLVSNAIEKAQKRMESHNFDIRKNLLDYDKVMNEQRLIVYGQRQKILKGENLKEMVMEMIKESIYEKIDKFLPEDSKEWDFQGLSDLLKQKIGVNVPAPDLTALKSDMEGLEERIIKEAEKSYTEREQKLGTEYMRNVERFILLEKIDERWKNHLYAMDYLRSGIGLRSYAQTDPKMEYKREGYRMFDEMLAGVKNEVTELIFKVQPIKELEEELARIWKISDTSHKELGSFETVSAKGGSASGGKPASPDSAGLQPPVERPKPIIGSSKETGRNDPCPCGSGKKFKKCCGVGR is encoded by the coding sequence ATGTTAGGTTTTATCAGAAAGTTATTCCCGTCCCGGAACGAGCGGCTGGTCAATGCGCTCTCCCGGGTGGTGGAACGGGTGAACAGTTTTGACAGGGTGATGCAGTTACTTTCCGACGAGCAACTCCGCGCCAAGACCGCGGAATTCCGCCAGCGCCTGAAGGACGGCCTGACCCTGGATGACCTGTTGCCTGAGGCCTTTGCCGTGGTTCGTGAGGCCAGCAAGCGCACCACCAAGATGCGCCACTTTGACGTCCAGCTTATCGGTGGCATGGTGCTCCATCAAGGCAAGATTGCCGAGATGGCCACCGGCGAGGGCAAGACCCTGGTGGCTACGCTTCCGGCCTATCTTAATGCGCTGCCCGGCAAGGGCGTGCATATCGTGACCGTCAACGACTATCTGGCCAAGCGCGACCGCGAGTGGATGGGTCCGATTTACGAGATGCTCGGCTTAACCGTCGGCGTCATCCAGAACCATATGGACAATCCGGAACGTAAGGCGGCCTATGGCTGCGACATCACCTATGGCACTAATAACGAATTCGGATTCGACTACCTGCGCGATAATATGAAGGTCAGGTTCGATTCCCAGGTCCAGCGCGGGTATTATTTTGGCATCGTTGACGAAGTGGACAGCATCCTGATTGACGAGGCCCGGACGCCGCTGATTATTTCCGGTCCGGCTGAGGAATCGACCGACAAATATTACGTGGCCGAACGGGTGGCCAAGCAGATGAAGAAGGACATTGATTACGCAGTCAAGGAGAAAGAGAATTCGGTTATCCTGACCGAGACCGGCATAGAAAAGGCCCAGAAGCTGGTTGGCGTGGACACCTTTTATACCGGCCAGAATATGGAATGGCCCCACCATATCGAGCAGGCCTTGCGCGCCAAGGAATTGTATAAAAAGGATAAGGAATATATCGTCAAGGACAACGAGGTTATTATCGTGGATGAATTCACCGGGCGCTTGATGCCGGGCCGGCGCTGGAGCGACGGGCTGCACCAGGCGGTCGAGGCGCACGAGAACCTGAAAATCCGCGAGGAGAACCAGACCCTGGCCACCATTACCCTCCAGAACTATTTCCGGATGTATGAGAAACTGTCCGGCATGACCGGCACGGCCATCACCGAGGCCATGGAATTCTTTAGCATCTATAAATTAGAAGTGGTGACCATCCCGACCAATAAAACACTGACCCGGCATAGTTATCCGGATTTGGTCTTCCGGGTGGAGGATGAGAAATTCGAGGCCATTGTTGAGGAGATAGTCCAGACAAGTTCTACCGGACGGCCCATCCTGGTCGGCACTACGTCCATTGAGAATTCAGAACGCATTAGCGATATGCTCAAGCGCCGGGGCACCAAGCACGATGTGCTTAATGCCAAACAGCACGAACGCGAGGCCCAGATAGTGGCCAATGCCGGACAGCGCGGGGCAGTCACCATCGCCACCAACATGGCTGGGAGAGGCACGGATATTGTATTGGGCGAGGGTGTGGCCAAATTGGGAGGCCTGCATATCCTGGGTACCGAGCGTCACGAGGCGCGCCGGATTGACAACCAGTTACGCGGCCGGGCCGGACGCCAGGGCGACCCGGGCTCGTCACAATTCATTCTCTCCCTGGAAGACCATATCCTGCGGCTCTTTGCGCCCCAGTGGGTATCCGCACTGCTCCTGAAACTGGGTATGGAAAAGGGACAGCCCATAGCCAGCCGGCTGGTTTCCAACGCCATAGAAAAGGCCCAGAAACGGATGGAGTCCCACAACTTTGATATCCGCAAGAATCTACTGGATTATGATAAGGTCATGAACGAACAGCGCCTGATTGTCTATGGCCAGCGCCAGAAGATACTCAAGGGTGAAAACCTCAAGGAAATGGTTATGGAGATGATTAAGGAATCCATCTACGAGAAGATAGACAAATTCCTGCCCGAGGATTCCAAGGAGTGGGACTTCCAGGGACTGTCCGACCTGCTAAAGCAGAAAATCGGCGTCAATGTCCCGGCCCCGGACCTGACTGCCTTGAAGAGCGATATGGAAGGGTTGGAGGAGCGGATAATCAAGGAGGCGGAGAAATCATATACCGAGCGGGAGCAGAAACTGGGCACGGAATATATGCGTAATGTCGAGCGTTTTATCCTGCTGGAAAAGATAGACGAGCGGTGGAAGAACCATCTCTATGCCATGGATTATTTGCGGAGCGGTATTGGGCTACGCAGTTATGCCCAGACCGACCCGAAGATGGAATACAAGCGCGAGGGCTACCGGATGTTTGACGAGATGCTGGCCGGCGTCAAGAATGAGGTGACCGAACTGATATTCAAGGTTCAGCCCATTAAGGAATTGGAAGAGGAGTTGGCCCGGATCTGGAAAATCAGCGACACCTCGCACAAGGAATTAGGCAGTTTTGAAACGGTCTCCGCCAAAGGCGGATCCGCCTCAGGCGGAAAGCCAGCATCTCCGGATAGCGCCGGGTTACAACCCCCCGTAGAACGACCGAAACCTATCATCGGTAGTAGCAAAGAAACCGGACGCAACGACCCGTGTCCTTGTGGAAGTGGAAAGAAGTTCAAGAAGTGCTGCGGAGTAGGAAGATAA
- the ruvC gene encoding crossover junction endodeoxyribonuclease RuvC: MLILGIDPGTRIIGYGIVSTEPKIKVITYGVIKTQDALPKDSKCDATTLSTRLLRSYQQILKIIKEFQPDQMAIETVFFSMDAQATIKIGEARGVALLAAAATSTPVYEYSPAEVKKSVTGNGRADKVQVAEMVKNILSLDKIPKPYDASDALAIAICHTHRIG, from the coding sequence ATGCTAATTCTCGGCATTGACCCCGGCACGCGCATCATCGGCTACGGCATCGTCTCCACCGAACCTAAAATAAAGGTCATCACCTACGGGGTCATCAAGACCCAGGACGCCCTGCCCAAAGATTCCAAGTGCGACGCCACCACCCTATCCACCCGCCTGCTGCGCAGTTACCAGCAAATCCTCAAGATAATCAAGGAATTCCAGCCGGACCAGATGGCCATAGAGACCGTGTTCTTCTCTATGGATGCTCAGGCCACAATCAAGATAGGCGAAGCACGCGGAGTGGCACTGCTGGCGGCCGCCGCCACCAGCACCCCGGTCTATGAATATTCACCGGCTGAGGTCAAGAAAAGCGTCACCGGCAACGGCCGGGCTGACAAGGTCCAAGTGGCTGAAATGGTCAAGAACATCCTGTCCTTAGACAAAATCCCCAAACCCTACGACGCCTCAGATGCCCTGGCTATTGCCATTTGCCATACCCATAGGATTGGGTAG
- a CDS encoding SPOR domain-containing protein — protein sequence MKFAIWPLSLAILVAALAGCPSLPPAVFPNNEAFRQAEDNFLNGNYAEAIGYYQQFIATEKKSDYIPEAYYRMGVSYLALTNYPEAERNLLKALNNPPRNNRLSFEVLTYNALAQLYQSQHKYKASVSYYQRAIKNNNNELSLPELHYNIGICLMRNEQYAQGKEHLQSALEALQPENEPDEKLREHIQERLSIPPDIFTVQLGKYSVKENALSYQAELAQEKGIDATVNIILIAGKEFYYVWSGRYETFEEAKKEADRINETGTEAIVIP from the coding sequence ATGAAATTTGCCATTTGGCCTTTGTCATTAGCCATTCTCGTCGCGGCCCTGGCCGGATGCCCTTCCCTGCCACCGGCGGTATTTCCCAACAATGAGGCGTTCCGCCAGGCCGAGGACAACTTCCTGAACGGCAACTACGCCGAGGCCATCGGCTATTACCAGCAGTTTATCGCGACCGAAAAGAAGTCTGATTATATCCCGGAGGCGTATTACCGGATGGGCGTATCCTATCTGGCCCTGACCAACTATCCGGAGGCGGAAAGGAATCTGCTTAAGGCGCTGAATAACCCGCCCCGTAATAACCGCTTGTCATTTGAAGTGCTCACTTATAATGCACTGGCCCAGCTCTACCAATCTCAACATAAATATAAGGCCTCGGTCAGTTATTACCAGCGGGCCATCAAGAACAATAATAATGAATTGTCACTACCCGAGCTCCATTACAACATCGGCATCTGCCTGATGCGTAACGAACAATATGCCCAGGGAAAAGAGCATCTCCAGTCAGCGCTGGAGGCGCTCCAGCCAGAAAACGAGCCGGACGAAAAACTCCGCGAACATATCCAGGAACGGCTGTCCATACCGCCGGATATCTTCACGGTCCAGCTGGGCAAATACAGCGTCAAGGAAAATGCCCTGAGTTACCAGGCAGAGCTGGCCCAGGAAAAAGGCATCGATGCCACGGTTAATATTATCCTGATAGCCGGCAAGGAATTCTATTATGTCTGGTCCGGCCGGTACGAGACCTTTGAAGAGGCCAAGAAAGAGGCGGACCGAATAAACGAAACCGGCACCGAGGCGATTGTTATTCCATAA
- a CDS encoding B12-binding domain-containing radical SAM protein yields the protein MKVLLISPSIAPDIKTPKGLMIPQLALHILEGLTPPEYEVKTVEEETERINLDDDYGLVGISCMTANAPRAYYLATEFKKRGKKVVLGGVHPTLLPDEALKYADSVVVGEAEGVWERVLEDFKKGTLQRTYHHPKPSLERYIPLKFRKETKKRLFNVIPVMTTRGCPYSCEFCCVSDIFGKEIRHAPISNVVRDIEDSRGKIFIFLDDNIIGKPNYAKELFKAITAYKIKWVGQASISFVHDAELMKLAADSGCAALFFGLESVAEAQLKTMRKSIKEIRGIEDAIKMVKDLGIHFHASMVFGFDGDTKDTFPETLAFLQKNQVGTASLNVLTPYPGTRIYEQLKREGRLLTTDWKYYDHSTVVFKPKNMTPYELQAGEIWVKKEFTKISSILRRLSGNLDHPLLHLALNLASRKNVKKDTERLPKLVLEIPGFKTR from the coding sequence ATGAAGGTATTATTGATTTCACCAAGTATTGCCCCGGACATCAAAACCCCTAAGGGGCTGATGATTCCCCAATTGGCCCTGCATATCTTAGAAGGTCTGACGCCTCCGGAATACGAGGTGAAGACAGTAGAGGAAGAGACCGAACGGATAAACCTTGATGATGACTACGGCCTGGTCGGGATAAGCTGCATGACGGCCAATGCCCCGCGCGCCTATTATCTGGCTACTGAATTCAAGAAGCGCGGCAAGAAGGTGGTCCTGGGCGGGGTGCATCCAACACTCCTGCCTGATGAAGCCCTCAAATACGCTGATTCAGTGGTGGTGGGCGAGGCCGAGGGCGTCTGGGAACGGGTGCTGGAGGATTTCAAAAAAGGCACACTGCAAAGAACATATCATCATCCCAAACCCTCGCTGGAAAGATACATCCCCTTGAAGTTCAGGAAAGAGACCAAGAAAAGATTATTCAATGTCATTCCGGTCATGACCACCCGCGGATGCCCGTATAGCTGCGAGTTCTGCTGCGTCTCCGACATATTCGGCAAGGAAATCCGCCACGCTCCTATCAGCAATGTGGTCCGCGATATCGAAGACTCGCGGGGCAAGATATTCATATTCCTGGATGATAATATCATCGGCAAACCAAATTACGCCAAGGAACTGTTCAAGGCCATCACCGCTTATAAAATCAAGTGGGTGGGCCAGGCATCTATCTCATTCGTCCACGATGCGGAACTGATGAAACTGGCGGCGGACAGCGGCTGCGCCGCGCTCTTCTTCGGACTGGAAAGCGTGGCTGAAGCGCAGTTGAAAACCATGCGCAAATCCATCAAGGAAATCCGGGGCATCGAAGACGCCATAAAAATGGTCAAGGATTTGGGCATCCATTTCCACGCCTCGATGGTTTTCGGCTTTGACGGCGACACCAAGGATACATTCCCGGAAACCCTGGCCTTTCTGCAAAAGAACCAGGTCGGCACGGCCTCTTTAAATGTCCTGACGCCTTATCCCGGAACACGGATATACGAACAATTGAAACGGGAAGGCCGTCTGCTGACCACGGACTGGAAGTATTATGACCATTCCACGGTGGTATTCAAACCGAAAAATATGACCCCCTATGAGCTCCAGGCCGGAGAAATCTGGGTCAAGAAGGAATTCACCAAGATATCATCAATCTTACGAAGGTTATCCGGAAACCTGGACCATCCGCTGTTACATTTAGCGCTGAACCTTGCCAGCCGGAAAAACGTCAAGAAAGATACCGAGAGATTGCCAAAATTGGTATTAGAAATACCAGGATTCAAAACAAGGTAA
- a CDS encoding M48 family metallopeptidase, with product MQLISKIIRSGRRSVALVIAPDATLVVRAPLAAPLAYIEDIVRRKSGWVRKKIAELKSRPQPTPKQFITGEKFLYLGQAYKLYVVDNQNAPLFFSQAFFLSSSYQSKAKRIFLKWYWEQARGKLQERADFYAGQTGLKYRRLRINNAQTRWGSCSRAGNLNFSWRLIMAPLPVLDYLVTHEICHLAHPNHSQRFWNKVAGLCPEYQQHRKWLKQNDHLITI from the coding sequence ATGCAATTAATTAGCAAAATCATCCGTTCCGGGCGCCGGAGCGTGGCGCTGGTCATTGCCCCGGATGCCACCCTGGTGGTGCGCGCGCCGCTGGCCGCTCCCCTGGCCTACATTGAAGACATCGTGCGCCGGAAGTCCGGCTGGGTCAGAAAGAAAATCGCCGAACTCAAGAGCCGGCCCCAGCCAACGCCCAAGCAATTTATCACCGGCGAGAAGTTCTTATACTTAGGACAGGCATACAAATTATACGTGGTGGATAACCAAAACGCGCCCCTGTTTTTCAGCCAGGCATTCTTCCTATCCAGTAGCTATCAGAGCAAGGCCAAAAGAATATTCCTAAAATGGTATTGGGAACAGGCGCGCGGCAAACTGCAGGAGCGGGCTGATTTCTATGCGGGGCAAACCGGCCTGAAATACCGGCGGCTCAGGATCAACAACGCCCAAACCAGATGGGGTTCCTGCAGCCGGGCCGGTAATCTTAATTTCAGCTGGCGGCTGATTATGGCGCCGCTGCCGGTGCTGGATTACCTGGTGACGCACGAAATCTGCCACCTGGCCCACCCCAACCACTCCCAGCGGTTCTGGAACAAGGTCGCCGGCCTCTGCCCGGAATACCAGCAACACCGGAAATGGCTCAAGCAGAACGATCATCTGATAACGATTTGA
- a CDS encoding YIP1 family protein → MLCPKCARETGLVSNADKCPHCGAQMTMAMPNTPSPETTDKIITWDDQGSILTRLFNTWRESMFHPTRFFNQMPTKAGIGKPLIYILILGFIGIVFGASWQLLYNALHIPFLSMEIEKIPFLRNFPLHLLLGAWVIVSPLFIVIMTFVMTGIYHLCLMVLGGNKKGFEATFRSFVYAGASPSLFNILPFCGAYVGGIWFIVLVIIGFRETHRISTGKAVLAYFIPLILCICLTCGLAVLAAILIPAFLTSR, encoded by the coding sequence ATGTTGTGTCCCAAATGCGCCAGAGAAACCGGACTTGTTTCCAACGCGGATAAATGCCCGCATTGCGGAGCCCAGATGACTATGGCCATGCCAAACACCCCCTCACCGGAAACAACCGACAAGATAATCACCTGGGATGACCAGGGCTCAATACTCACCCGCTTATTTAACACCTGGAGGGAATCCATGTTCCACCCAACCCGCTTCTTCAACCAGATGCCGACCAAGGCTGGCATCGGCAAGCCGCTGATATATATCCTAATTCTGGGATTTATCGGCATTGTCTTTGGAGCCAGCTGGCAATTACTGTACAATGCGCTACATATTCCTTTCCTTTCAATGGAAATCGAAAAGATACCGTTTCTGCGGAATTTTCCTTTACACCTTCTATTAGGCGCCTGGGTTATCGTATCGCCTCTGTTCATTGTAATAATGACTTTTGTCATGACTGGTATCTATCATCTCTGCCTAATGGTGCTGGGCGGTAATAAAAAAGGATTTGAAGCCACATTCAGGTCTTTTGTCTATGCAGGGGCCAGCCCTTCATTATTTAACATCCTTCCGTTCTGCGGCGCTTATGTGGGCGGAATATGGTTCATTGTCCTGGTCATCATCGGGTTCAGGGAAACCCACCGGATATCAACCGGCAAGGCGGTCCTGGCGTATTTTATCCCATTGATTCTGTGCATCTGCCTGACTTGTGGCCTGGCAGTTTTAGCGGCCATATTAATCCCGGCCTTTCTGACGTCCAGATAA
- a CDS encoding transposase has protein sequence MPTRPYDQNQQFLLPPRLDEWINKDTPARIFSEIIDQLDISGFQEIKMEGRPRFNTKMMLKILIWGYANGIRASRKIAKKVHSWFW, from the coding sequence ATGCCAACACGTCCTTATGACCAGAATCAGCAATTCCTGTTACCGCCTCGCCTTGATGAATGGATAAATAAAGATACTCCGGCTCGTATATTTTCAGAGATAATAGACCAATTAGATATATCCGGATTCCAGGAGATTAAAATGGAGGGCCGTCCGCGATTTAATACCAAAATGATGCTGAAAATACTTATCTGGGGCTATGCTAATGGTATCCGGGCCAGCCGTAAGATAGCCAAGAAAGTTCATTCTTGGTTCTGGTGA
- the mutS gene encoding DNA mismatch repair protein MutS, whose protein sequence is MTPLMEQYQAIKTKYPGEILFFRLGDFYEMFYDDAKTASRVLGITLTSRFKDEKTVPMAGVPYHSATNYINRLLKSGFKVAICEQTEPAESAEGLVDRSVIRVITPGTILEDNILNSKAPNFLCAIAFGTLNAQRSTPENAIGLAWIDLSTGEFKTQEFPYNLNRLIDELRRINPAECLIPEYLADQKPEILSGLKASLNATFTPVSDWTFEFTSAYKTLLEHFHTANLAGFGCEGLKSGISSAGAIMQYLYHTQPSHNLQPGTTKLELISGALKYITKLERYSADNRLYIDRTTQVSLELLGTISSQRYGLQTNAVPEDISYGSLLWVLDKTQSAMGARLLRDWLLSPLTDISRIKQRQDGVGVFVRDMTRRRELQKELKDCVDIERITAKIGSGRANPRDMVALKRTLQRIPLIKSRLVLQDKTYDIIKDIFSRLDPLEPLQKLIATALVDDPPLEITEGGFIREDYNAELDKLRGMCKEGMDFIARFQAEEIKRTGINSLKVGYNQVFGYYIEITNVHQTKIPDNYIRKQTLKNCERYITPELKDYETQVLHARERSQKMEYEIFIQVRQDAEQYITQLQNIASGIAQLDCLLSLATVASENNYCAPTIDDSLVIKITEGRHPVLEKILDEKFIPNDILLDNEQQRIIILTGPNMAGKSTYIRQVALIVLMAQMGGFVPAREAIIGVVDRIFTRVGASDELTRGASTFMVEMNETANILNNATTRSLIILDEIGRGTSTFDGVSIAWAVTEYIHDRLGSRTLFATHYHELTELALILPAIKNYHIAVKEWGDKIIFTRQIIIGGTDKSYGIHVARLAGLPKETIKRSRQILGQLEKQGFDVQGKPLLDGGAHKLKPADLNQLALFSALPHPVAEALKDLDVNSLTPIQALEKLAEIKKLLDKEIKQNEL, encoded by the coding sequence ATGACCCCATTAATGGAACAATACCAGGCCATCAAGACCAAATATCCCGGGGAGATACTGTTTTTCCGGCTGGGCGATTTCTACGAGATGTTCTATGACGATGCCAAGACCGCATCCCGGGTGCTGGGTATCACCCTGACCTCGCGCTTCAAGGATGAAAAAACCGTGCCCATGGCCGGCGTGCCCTACCACTCGGCTACCAACTATATCAACCGACTGCTCAAGTCCGGATTCAAGGTGGCTATCTGCGAACAGACCGAACCGGCCGAATCAGCCGAAGGACTGGTGGACCGCTCGGTCATCAGGGTCATCACGCCCGGCACCATCCTGGAAGACAACATTCTTAACAGCAAGGCGCCCAACTTCCTGTGCGCTATTGCTTTCGGAACGCTCAACGCTCAACGCTCTACGCCGGAAAACGCTATTGGTCTGGCCTGGATTGACCTGTCTACCGGCGAATTCAAAACCCAAGAATTTCCCTACAACCTCAACCGCCTCATAGACGAACTGCGCCGGATAAACCCGGCTGAGTGCCTGATTCCGGAATACCTGGCTGACCAGAAACCTGAAATCCTCAGCGGACTCAAGGCCAGCCTCAACGCCACCTTTACGCCGGTCAGCGACTGGACATTTGAGTTCACCAGCGCCTATAAGACCCTGCTGGAACATTTTCATACCGCCAACCTGGCCGGATTCGGCTGTGAAGGCCTGAAGAGTGGAATCTCGTCTGCCGGCGCCATCATGCAGTATCTCTACCATACCCAGCCCAGCCATAATCTCCAACCCGGCACAACCAAATTAGAGCTTATAAGCGGCGCGCTTAAATACATCACCAAGTTGGAACGCTATTCGGCTGACAACCGGCTTTACATAGACCGGACTACCCAGGTCTCGCTGGAATTGCTGGGCACTATCTCATCCCAGCGCTATGGATTACAAACAAACGCTGTGCCGGAAGATATTTCCTACGGCTCGTTGCTCTGGGTGCTAGACAAGACCCAGAGCGCCATGGGCGCGCGTCTGCTCAGGGATTGGCTGCTGTCTCCCCTGACCGACATCAGCCGGATCAAACAGCGCCAGGACGGCGTCGGGGTGTTCGTCCGTGATATGACCAGGCGCCGGGAACTTCAGAAAGAACTCAAGGATTGCGTGGATATCGAACGCATCACGGCCAAGATCGGCTCGGGCCGGGCCAATCCGCGCGATATGGTGGCCCTCAAAAGAACATTGCAGAGAATCCCGCTTATCAAAAGCCGGCTTGTTTTACAAGATAAGACCTACGACATTATCAAGGATATATTCAGTCGGCTGGATCCGTTAGAGCCGTTGCAGAAACTCATTGCCACCGCGCTGGTTGATGACCCGCCTCTGGAAATCACCGAAGGCGGATTTATCCGCGAGGACTATAACGCCGAACTCGATAAACTCCGTGGTATGTGCAAGGAAGGCATGGACTTCATCGCCAGATTCCAGGCCGAGGAAATCAAACGCACCGGCATCAACTCGCTCAAGGTCGGCTATAATCAGGTCTTCGGCTACTACATCGAAATCACCAACGTGCACCAGACCAAGATACCGGACAATTATATCCGCAAGCAGACCCTTAAGAACTGCGAGCGCTATATCACCCCGGAACTCAAGGACTACGAAACCCAGGTCCTGCACGCCCGGGAACGCAGCCAGAAGATGGAATACGAAATATTTATCCAGGTGCGCCAGGACGCTGAACAATATATCACCCAACTCCAGAATATCGCATCCGGCATTGCCCAATTGGATTGCCTGCTGTCACTGGCCACTGTAGCCAGTGAAAACAACTACTGCGCTCCGACAATTGACGACTCTCTGGTCATCAAGATTACCGAAGGGCGCCATCCGGTCCTGGAAAAGATATTAGACGAGAAATTTATACCTAACGATATCCTATTAGACAATGAACAACAGCGCATCATCATCCTGACCGGCCCGAACATGGCCGGCAAATCCACCTATATAAGGCAGGTGGCGCTGATAGTGTTGATGGCCCAGATGGGCGGCTTTGTGCCGGCCAGGGAAGCCATTATCGGCGTGGTAGACCGCATCTTTACCCGGGTCGGAGCATCGGATGAACTCACCCGAGGCGCCAGCACCTTTATGGTTGAGATGAACGAAACCGCCAATATCCTCAATAACGCCACCACCCGGAGTTTGATTATCCTGGATGAAATCGGCCGGGGCACCTCGACCTTTGACGGCGTCAGCATTGCCTGGGCCGTGACCGAATACATCCACGACCGCTTGGGCAGCCGGACGCTCTTTGCCACGCATTATCACGAACTGACCGAACTGGCCCTGATTCTGCCGGCCATAAAGAACTACCATATTGCGGTCAAGGAATGGGGCGACAAGATAATATTCACTCGCCAGATTATCATCGGCGGTACGGACAAGAGTTACGGCATCCACGTGGCCCGTCTGGCCGGACTGCCCAAAGAAACCATCAAGCGGTCCCGACAGATACTTGGCCAACTGGAAAAGCAGGGATTTGATGTCCAGGGCAAACCGTTATTAGACGGCGGCGCGCATAAGTTAAAACCAGCTGACCTGAACCAGCTGGCACTGTTCAGCGCCCTGCCCCACCCGGTGGCCGAGGCGCTCAAGGATTTAGATGTCAACTCACTCACGCCTATTCAGGCACTGGAAAAACTGGCTGAGATAAAGAAATTACTGGACAAGGAAATAAAACAGAACGAACTCTAA